Genomic segment of Bacteroidales bacterium:
AACCTTGAGAAGCTCAAAAGGTTGCCCGAGGCAAGTGATTGTGATTTCCTCCCCGCAGTTAAATATGAAGAAATGCGGGGCCTGGAACAGTTCGATATGAAAAAGCTCATTGAAACGGCCTTCCAGCGAATTGATCAACATGGAAGGATTGATGCCGTGGTATCCTATTACGACTTTCCCGGTACCGATCTGGTTCCTATTATTGCTTCCCGTTACAATTTAACCGGGCCTTCTCTGGAAAGTGTGCTGAAGTGTGAGCACAAGTACTGGAGCAGACTGGAACAAAATAAGGTAATTCCAAGAAGCGTTCCAATGTTTATGGCCTTTGATCCGTTTGATAACCAGGCTTATCAGAAAATAGAGATGATCCCCCCGTTCTGGATAAAACCCATTAAGTCATTCCGTTCATTCCTGGCTTACCGGATCAATAGCGAATATGAGTTCAATGATCATATGCAGGAAGTAAGGGAGCATATTGACTATATTTCTGAACCTTTTAATTACATTTTTAAGAATTACCAACTGCCGGAAGAATTTGCCTACATGAAAGAAACCTGTATTGCCGAATCGCCCATCAGTGGCCATCAGTGTACCGTAGAAGGGTATGTTTTCGACGGAGAGGTGGTTGTTTATGGGATTATCGATTCTGTAAGGGAAGAAGACCGGTCTTCGTTTGCCCGCTATGAGTATCCCTCTTCCCTTCCGCAGGAAATACAGTTTCGGATGGCAGATCTGGCCAGAAGGGTCATCACCCAGATCGGACTGAATAATTCGCCTTTTAATATTGAATTTTTTTACAACCATACTGTGAACCAGATTTTCCTGCTTGAGATCAATCCGAGAATATCCCAGGCCCACACCGATATTTTTGAAAAGGTCCACGGAATATCTCATCACTCGATTATGCTTAATATTGCCCTCGGCAGTAGGCCAAAAGCCCTTGAATATAAGGGGAAGCACCGGATTGCAAGCAATTTTATGCTGCGGATTTATGAGTCAGGTAGGGTGAAAAAGATACCCAGCCAGGAAGAGGTGGATAAACTCAATGAAAAATATCCCGAATTGACACTCAAATTACATGTAACAGAAGGTATGCACCTTTCCGATTTGAAGGGACAGGACAGCTACAGTTATGAACTGGGGAATATGTTCCTTGGAGCCAGAAACCAGGAAGAGCTTATTCAAAAGTACGATGATTGCATGGCAAACCTTACTTTTGATGTAGAGCTTGATGAAGTGCCGCAGGTGCATTAGGGCTGAGGCAGGACATTTCTTTAAATTTGGAAGGCAAATATAAGGTAGAGACGTAAAGCAGGGCGTCTCTGCTTTTTTATTGGAAAAGTGTATTCTCATTTCATGCACGGGTATAACAATTCCGACTGGCTAATGCTGAAACACTTCTATTGTAAAGGCAAATTTTTTTGATTTGAATCAAATAATTTCTTGTTTTATTGTGTTCATACTAATACCCGTTTTTTAAAAGCTAAATAGAGTCTGTCTATAATATCCGCTGGCTGCGTTACGCTCGTTTTTCATGCCAGTCAATTACATCTTGTAGAGACGCACGGCCGTGCGTCTCTACATTTGGCATTCAAAACTCGCAAGCCTTGCCAGCGAATATTCTAGTCAAGACTCTTACAAATCTCTTTGACTTTATAGACAAACACTAAATAAGGAATGGCGTCAAAAAGCCGGCAAAATGAAAATTTAATCATTATGAATATATTAATTGTCTTATTACAAAAAAGCGACAGAGAATCCGACCTGGTGATCACCCTTGCCCTGATCATAGCGTTGCTTATTGTGTGGATGTTGCTCAGGCGTTTAGGAAAAAGGGGTAAACGTACATTCAGAAGCACAAGTTTGAGACATCTCCGCAGGCGTTATCTGAATGGTGAAATCAGCGATGAAGAATATGAAAGACAAAAGAAAGAGCTAACCGAACAGTAGGTATAACGTTGATTGAATAGGGTGAATGCAATTCTGGATTTGCAACCATAGGTTGGGCCAGAAACATATGCCAGCCATCAGCAGAAAAAAGATGGATCAGTGTTCAAGCTTTTGAGTCAGCTCTTGGGGATGGTATAAGAACCAAACGTCTTTTTTTCCTTCCAGTTCTCTTTTGAAATCGGCTCTGTCTTCCGCTGTTTTTGACCATAGCGCTGCCGCAAAAATTGCTCCGGCCTCCCTGGCCATCCGGAAATCATTAAGATGATCTCCTACATAGAGGGTTTCTGCGTTTTCCAATTTTAACCCGTTAAGGGCCATTTGCAAACCCTCAAGGTTGGGTTTGTAAGCATCAACATCATCATCTGTTATGATGATGTCAAAAGCTCCCAATGCACATTTTCCGGAGGTAATTTTCCAGGCTTCCCGGCTTTTCCCGGTAACGATTCCGATGAGATAATTCTGTTTTCTCAGATGATTAAGCATCTCCCTCACTCCTTCATACATTCCGCCGAAATGTGAATCGTGAAAATTGCTGTAGTGCCTGAGAAACCTTCTGAATGCCTGTTCTCTTTCTTTTTCGGGAACGCACCTGTTTATGAATTCCCGCTCAGGCGCTGGTTTGGAACCATGAATATCCTCAGCCGTGAGGGGCTTTCTAACATAAGGCTGTACCACATACTGATAGACCTTCTTGTAAAGATCCAGTGTATTGATTAGTGTTCCATCCAGATTGAAAAGGATGCCTGATATCATAGTTAAAAGCTTTTAATTGAGCATGCAATCTTTGTATTATTTATAACGTCATAAAAATTCAATTGTTTAAGTTTTGCCTTTGCATGAACATAAATGGTTGTATATCGTTCCCAATTCAATGTAAAATTATTTAAAAACAAAAAAATGTTAACCAATGATTTTTTTGCAATTTTGGGAGTCTTTTCAGACCGGCAGAAGACTTTCCGGCTGATTCACCGGCGGTTTAGCGAATGTATACATTATGGAACTGATTAAAGTCGAGCATCTTACAAAGCGGTTTGGAGATCTGACCGCCGTGGATGACATAAATTTTTCCATCCGTGAGGGGGAGATATTTGGCTTCTTGGGTCCAAACGGAGCAGGAAAGACCACTACGCTCTCCATATTGTCTACCTTATTATCGCCCACAGAAGGGACAGCGATGGTGAGCGGATACAATGTGGTTTCCCAGCAGGCTGATGTAAGAAGATCCATCGGTGTGGTCTTTCAGGATCCTACACTTGATGAGGAACTGACCGCATGGGAAAATATGGACATTCACAGGCGGCTCTACGGAATGAAAAAGAGCAGGGAGAAGATAAATGAGATGCTCACACTGGTTGAACTGGATAATCGCAAGAAACAACTGGTGAAGACTTTTTCCGGGGGTATGAAAAGAAGACTTGAAATTGCCAGAGGTCTGCTGCATGAGCCTAAAATTCTTTTTCTTGATGAGCCTACACTTGGACTTGATCCGCAAACCAGAAACCATCTGTGGGATTATATCCGGAATATGAATCAGAAGAAGAAGGTTACCATCATACTTACCACGCATTATATGGATGAGGCGGAAAAACTTTCTGACCGGGTTGCGATCATTGACCAGGGAAAAATTATAGCCCTGGATACACCCAATGCACTGAAAGAACAGCTAGGGGGAAGCCTGATAAGAATTGAGTCGGAAGAAACCACGAGAGTCAAGGAGAAACTGGCTGGGTTGAATTGGCTGGTTAACCTTTCCCAGCATAATGGCTTTGTGGATGTAACCCTCCGGAATGCGGAAAAACGGATAGCAGAAATCATAAAAATGTTGAATGATGTGCATATTGAGTCGGTTTCGTTGCAAATACCTACCCTGGAAGATGTTTTTCTCAATTATACGGGAAAAACCATAAGGGAACAGGAAGCCAGTGCCAGGGACCGCATGAGACAGCACATGAGAGCATCGCGTCGATGAGTGGAATGAGTGCAATATATACCATTTGGTACAGGAATGTCCTGAAATATTTCAGGATGAAGAGCAGGATTATAGGCAGTTTGGGTATGCCCTTTTTCTTTTTGGTGATTATTGGGTTCGGACTGAATTCTGCGATATCGGTTCCAGGCATGGAAGTGAATTATGTGGAATTTATTGCCCCGGGCATTGTTTCTATGAGCATTTTGTTTTCAAGTATTTTCTCGGGTGTGCAGCTTGTAATCGACAAGCAGATTGGCTTTCTTAAAGAAACGCTTGTAGCACCGGTTTCCCGGCTGCACCTGATGATCGGCCAGACACTTGGCGGAGCTACAACTGCTGTGCTTCAGGGTTTGCTGGTATTTATCATTTCTATTGCCATAGGTGTCAATATGCCATCTTTTTCCGGGATTCTCATCTCCCTGGTGTTTATGTTTCTGATCGGTCTTTCCTTTACATCAGTAGGCATAGCCTTTGCTTCAAGAATGGAGGACACACATGGTTTTCAGTTAATCGTCAACTTTGTGCTTTTCCCTGTGTTTTTTCTTTCCGGTGCTTTGTTTCCGCTGGACAGAATTCCCGGGTGGCTTTCTTTCTTTACTTATCTCGATCCCTTGACTTATGGCGTGGAAGGAATGCGATACGGAATGCTGGGGGCTTCCCAGTTGAATCCCTGGCTTTGCTTTGGAGCATTGGGAGGCTTTTTGGTGGTTGTACTCCTTTTGGGGGGATTTTTGTTCAATAAAATCAAGATTTAAATGTAGGCGGCTTTCATTTCATAACATTCGGGGTTTTCCTATGTTGTTCAAATTAGGAGAATATAATGCAATGTGGCAGTCATACGTTTTTTTATTTCTTATTGGTTTAAAAAAGGAAATTGGTAAGATGCATACTGTGCAAAGTATAATCAATTGCTTACGAGATGCCGGCACCGTTATACTGATATGGGCGGTTTTAATGCCTGGTGTTTTTGTTTCGTGTGGCCCCGCCTATGAGGAACATCAGATGGAAGTTACTGCTACTGCTTATAATTCTCATAAAAACCAAACCTTGGGTAATCCCCGGGTTGCAGCGTGGGGTGATACCCTGGAGCCAGGTATCAAAGCCATTGCCGTATCCAGAGATCTGCTTGACTCGGGTTTAACCTACGGAGTTTGGGTAAATATAGAAGGTTTGCCCGGAGAATATATGGTTACCGATAAAATGCACAGACGCTGGACCAGGAAGATTGATGTTTATATGGGTAATGATATAGATAAAGCCCTGGAATGGGGCAAAAAAACGGTGACCATTAGCTGGAAAACAAATAAAGAAAGGTTGCCCGAAAGAGGAAATTGAGTTATCTGCATTATACCTTCCTATACCGGTTTGGCATGAACCGGAGAGGTTAACTTAATCTGCTTTTTGTAAATGGCTTAGTAAATCTTCCGGGGTCTTCAGGAAGATTGTCGTGGGGTAAGGTTGAATCTTCTCTTTTATTTGGCGGATTTCTTCAGGATTTTTTGGCCATAATGCTGCACCGAAATAAATCCCGGCATCCTTTGCAGCCTGAAAATCCATAATGGAGTCTCCTACATACATTAGCTCATTATGGCCGAGGATCATCTGCTCAATAGCCTTATGAATGCCTTCCGGATCAGGCTTTGGCTGACTGACTTCGTTGTTGGTGATGATCACTTCAAATATATCCAAATCCAGCTCACTGTGTGTTTGTTCCAGTGCTTTTCGGCTTTTGCCCGTAACCAGACCCAATCTGTAGTCCGCATTCCAAAGCTTTTCAAGCATGTGATGTATCCCTCTATAAACACCTTTGAAATGATTCCCGTGCGCTTTTTTATAATTTTTCAGAAAGCGTTGATAGGCTTCACGGCGTTTTCCTTCCGGAATGAGCCTGTTAATGAAGTTCATTTCCGTGGTGAGTTTCATGCTTTCGATTTCTTCCTCAGAAAACTCCTTTTTCAGATAATCCCTGGCAGTAAGACGGTATGCCTCCAGGTAAAGATCCCAGGTATTGATCAGCGTTCCGTCAAGGTCAAACAGGATACCCTTTATCATGATTTTAATTTTTCACTCCATAAAAAATGATGTATTTCCGCCGGTTGTTCAACAGGATAACATTTATTTTTACCTGAATAAAAACAAATAGCTTAAGCATCAGGTATTTAAAGTAGCTATTAAGCTGCCTTCTCTGTATCCAGTTCCGGGAATCCTTATACCCCTCAATCACCTGCGGTGTTATATTTTCCCTGTTTATAACAGATAGATCGGTTTGCTGCAATGATATTGCATACTGGTGCTCTGTCCAGTGATAAAAACTCATTTTTCTTTTCCATTTTTCAAGCAGGGGAATTCTCTTTTTATGGGTTTTTGACAGAATGTCAGCAATAAGGAATTCTCCTGAAGGTTTTAATACCCGTTCCACTTGTTCAAAAAATGATTGTTTGTGAGGGTAATGAAAGGCGCTTTCAATACAAAAAAGGATATCGATGGAGTTATCCGGGATCTTGTCAAGTTTCTGGGCATCATCTACATGAAATTCCAGTTTTTCATGTCCATTCTTTAAATGTTTGGCCAGTTCAATATTGTTTTGGTTGATATCCACTCCTATTGTTTTTCCCGGCAAGAAATTGTTATACATGTAGATGCATTGGGTTCCGTTGCCACAACCTACTTCAAGAACAGTTTTGTCCTGGATGGATCCGACTTTGGATAAACAATGATTCGTTAAATTGAGCTGTCTTTTCTCAAGACTTTCATCTTCCTCCATGAAAAAAGGATAGTGTAACATCAGGTATTTGTTGAATACATTTACATAGGTATTGTTGATCGACTGGTAATAATTGTTGGTGGATTCACCTGTTTCAAATAATTTCTTTAACATACAGTATTTTATAAAATTTTTACTAGCAATAATTGGGGCGCAACTTATCTAAAAAAATGCACCCGGCAAAACCATTTTGATTAATAAAAAATAAAAAGGTCGCCATGAACCCATTCATAGATATTTTATTTTAATAATCCACATATTTGTTCTATTTTCGCCTCTGCAATTAAAGAAGGTTTTTTATCCTGCATTATTTAAAAATCCCGCTGAATGAGGGGGATGGATGCCTGTCCGCCTGCAATCTTCGGTCGCTTGCGTTAAAGCTTCAGCGACAGCCTGCGGAGCAGGCAACTGCCGGATGAATGGAATGAAAAACGAGCGTGATACAGCTAGCGGACATTATAGACAGACTCTAAAGAATAAATAATAATAAGATCATTATGAATGTATTGCTTTTTAACGGGAGTCCTAGAAAAGAGGGAAATACAGCATATCTACTAACACGCATGGCAGATGTTTTTTCTGAGAAAAATGCCCGTAGTGAATTTATTCAACTGGGAGGTAAGCCTGTTCAGGGTTGTACGGCTTGCATGGAATGCAGGAAAAATAAAGATGAACGATGTGTGATAGATGATGATGAAGTGAATACGTATATTCAGAAGATGAAAAAAGCGGATGCCATTGTTATAGGATCTCCTGTTTATTTTTCCCAGATGACCCCTGAAACAAAAGCTTTTATTGATCGCTGCGGATATGTGATCAAGGGCAACGGTAGCTTTTTGAGCCGAAAAATTGGTGCCGCTGTGACCGTTGCACGACGGGCCGGTATGATGCCCGCATTTCAATCCATAAACAATTTCTTTTTCATCAACGATATGATCGTACCAGGCTCACGATACTGGAATGTAGCCCTTGCAAAAGAACCCGGAGAGGTGCAGGATGATGAAGAAGGATATAAAATTGTTACCCGACTGGCAGAAAACATCCTATGGCTTCATAATAAGATTTCACGATAGCCGCACCGGAATTTTTATTAAAACTAAATAAATATTTTATTCGCTTTTCCTGATCAATTCAATAAAATCTTATTTATTTCGTGGAATAGGGGGTTGAGCTATTGACTACAATTGGTTCATTCCGTATTTTTATAGAAAATTAGAATCAGTTGTGTCATGGCCGATTTCGATCGATTATTGCGGAAGCAAAAGGCTTTTCAGTCTTTCTTGGGGAGTACCCGTTATTTGTATACCTACATTGCACCAAAGGACAGGGAGAAGTATTTTCGTTTTCTGGAGCGAATATATAATTCTTCGGTTTCCGGTTCATTGTATAAAGTGTTATCCAACCACGAGATGGTTAGAAAATTATTAAAAAACCTGGGCTATCTGGAAGATGCTGAACTGGAAATTTATGTGGCGACCAATGATAAATATACCACAGTTTGGTCGAATTGTACGCTTCAGGAGTACATTGAAAAGGAAAACCTTCGATTTGACTGAGTAGCGACAGAGCCTTTCTTTAGCCTTATTTTTGAAGGTTCTTTTAAATAGAGCTTTTCTTGGCAGGGAGGAGCATAGTATTAGCGATTCTGTTTTTTATTCAATCTGATTCTTACAAATAATTTTTGTATATTTAAAGATTCTTATGGCCTAATTTGGACAAGCCAAAACCAAACAGGATGCTTTCAAGGAATTTAATGTGTTTCCGTTTTGGCTTGTTTAAATTAGCAAGTTCCTTTAACTATGAGAAACAATCTAATATGCCCTCGATATGAATGAAAATATTGCTTATGCGGGAAACAAAGGTGAAAAGGTACGTTCAGACTGTTTTGTAACGCTGGAATTAAGGGGTAGGGGAGGAAATGATGTTGACATTCAAAGTAAAGTAGGCACCTTGTATGGCGAATCCATTCGCGATCTGGCAAAAGACATCCTGCAGTTTTATGAAGTAAGGAGCTCCCGTTTGGAGATCGAAGACAGCGGTGCCCTTCCATTTGTTATTGCAGCCCGGATAGAGGCAGCGCTAAAAGAGCTTATAGGTCCGGATGAACCCTACTTACTGCCCATGCCGGAAGAAAACAAATATGGGACCCGTGAAGACCGGTTTCGTTTGTCCTGTTTATATCTTCCGGGAAATACTCCGAAGATGATGATCAATGCGGGAATACATCATCCCAATGCAATCATTCTTGATCTTGAGGATTCGGTTGTTCCGGGCAAGAGGAAGGAAGCCCGGTTTCTGGTGCGGAATGCCCTGAGAAGTGTCAATTTTTACGGTGCGGAGCGTATGGTGAGGATTAACCGCTTTCCGGAGGGATTGAAGGACCTGAAGTATGTTGTGCCACATAATGTTCATGTGATAATTATACCCAAATGTGAAGTTGCTGAACAGGTTTATGAAGTGGAGAAAGAGATCCATAATATAAAAGAGCGGCATCAAACCAGCAATGATATATATATGATGCCTGTTATAGAGAGCGCAAATGGTGTGGAGCATGCCTTTGATATAGCCGGTGCCTCGGATGAGGTAGTAGCGATGGCCATAGGTTTGGAAGATTATACTGCTGATATTGGAGCTCAGCGAACCCATTCCTCCTATGAATCATTTTATGCCCGCTCCCGGATTGTCAATGCATGCAGGGCGGCCGGAATCCAGCCCATTGATTCGGTATTTTCAGATGTGGAAGATGAGGAAGGTTTGAAAGCTGCAGCAAGGGAAAACAAATCACTGGGGTTTGAAGGCATGGGTTGCATTCATCCCCGTCAGATTAACCCCATTTATGAAGGCTTTGCTCCTGGAGAAGAAGAAATCGAAAAAGCAAAAAAGATACTCGATGCGGCTCATGAAGCAGAAGAAAAAGATTTGGGGGTAACTGCCAGGGGAACACAGATGATTGATCCTCCGGTGGTCAAGCGTGCACAGAGCACACTGGAGCTTGGAATATACCTGGGGTTGGTTTCTGAAAATTTGAGAGATAAGTTTATATTCTGATGTGGATTTTGTAATTGTCTGCTTTTTATATATTTTTACAGAACCATAAACTTTTTGCGACAATGCTTGTTTATCAGAGTACTCAAAAGTGATATTAGGATTATATGAGGCAACCGGCTAACAACCTTCAAAAAAATACATCAGGCAGATATGTTCCGGAGGAGGTAAACGGTAAATCCGTTATACCTTATCAGGGAGTGGGGCAGTACAAGCCGGAGGGATATAAGTACGGACCTCCCGTTCGCTCATCCGCAGATTACCCTTCCACTGGTGATAAAAAGGTGGCATCACTTAGAGGAGCTCTTGAGAAAGCCGGTATAGAAGACGGAATGACCATTTCCACCCACCACCATTTTCGTGAAGGTGATCTGTTAACCAACCGCTTATTTGATGCAATACATGAACTCGGCGTAAAAAATCTGGTATGGTTCCCTTCGGGGACCTTTTCATGTCATGAGCATCTGATTCCATATCTTGAAGATGGTACCATTAATCGTATTGAAGGCAGTATGAGCGGCCCTCTGGGAGAATTTACTGCTGAAGGCAAAATGCAGGGAACAGGAGTAATTTATTCTCATGGAGGACGGTATCAGGCTGTACAGGATGGAGATGTCAAAATAGATATAGCCGTGATAGGCGCCGGTTGTGCCGATCCTTTCGGTAATGCCAACGGATTGTTTGGTCCTTCGGCCAGTGGTATGCTTGGTTTTGCCCAGGCCGATGCCCAATATGCGGATAAAGTGATTGTGGCCACAGACAATATGGTGGACTTTCCCTGTGTACCATGGCAGATCCGGGGAAGTTATGTGGATTATACGGTGAAGATGGATCAGATTAGTATTCCCGCAAAAATTTTTCCTGATTCCACCCTTATCACCAGGAACCCTGACAAATTACTTCTGGCTGAGATGGCCGCAGATTTTTGTGAAGCAACCGGAATAATGAGGAATGGATTTTCCTTTCAAACGGAAACCGGAGGTATTTCCCAGGCTGCTGTGGATTTTCTTGCAAAAAAAATGAAGGATAAGAAGATTAGGGCACGTTTTGCCCGGGGAGGAAGTAACCGATATCTGGTTAATATGCTTGAAGATGGATTGGTAGAGTACATCCTCGACGATGAGACCTTTGACCGGGAAAGCTTACGTTCCCTGAAGGATAATCCGAATCACATCCCGGCTACATCTTTTCCCGGGTACAATTACCATGATAAGGGCAATTTTGCCGGTATGTTGGATGTGGCGATATTGGGAGCCACCGAGGTGGATGTGAATTTTAACGCCAATGGGGTCACCCGTTCTGACGGATATTTATTGCGCGGTATTGGAGGATGGCAAAACTGCCTCTTCTCCAGTACAGTGATCTTAGCTGTGCCATTGTTTTCTGATAGAATACCGGTTGTCACCGATGAGGTCACTACACTATGCGGACCAGGAGAATTAATTGATGTGGTGATTACGGAGAGAGGAATAGCCATCAATCCCCGCAGGACGGATCTGATCGAAAAAGCAAAAAACTCCCATTTGCCGGTTAAAAGCATTGAGAAGCTGAAGGAAGAGGCAGAGAAGATTTGCGGCAAACCTGCCAAACCGGAATGGGGAGATGAGGTCGTTGCCGTTGTGAAATGGGTGGATGGAACTGTGATAGACTCAGTAAAAAAAGTAGAAGTATAACAAACAAATATTTTTAACCTTTAAAGATCCAGACTATGAAGAGGTACAAATGCAGAGTATGCGGACATGTTTACGATCCCAAAGAAGGCGATCCACAGGGAAATATCAAACCGGGCACTCCTTTTGAGGATATTCCTGATGACTGGAGATGTCCTGTCTGTGGTGTTGGAAAAGGGGAATATGAACCGATAGATTGAAAGATCAGTTTATTGGTTGAAATAGGCAAACCGGTTGGGATCAAAGCATTTCATCCGGTTTGTTTTTTATACATTTACTTTTTCGCCCGTATATTTTCGTGTTTTCAGGAAGAACACCCCTGCAATGCCGGCCAGAGTGAAAAATGTGACTGCTGACAAAACCAGCGCACTGGATAAGGAGTAGTGATCGGTGTACCATCCCAGGAAAGGACCAATCCCTGCAAAAAGTAAACGGATCATAAAGTTGCGTACCGACAACACGGTAGCCCGTGTGTTGGATTCAGCCAGCCGGTTGATGTAATCTTTGAGTACTGGTGTGGCCAGACCCCTCATTAGGTAAAAAAGGAACAATACCGATATCCCCCAGATGACATGGATCTGGCTTAAGAGGAGATAGAACAGAGGCAGAAACAGGGTGATGATCATGATCATTTTAACCTTTCCCAGGCGATGCTCCACTTTATAAGCAATATAAGAAGTGATGGCCACCGATAGATTGAGCAGGGTCCATAACAAACCGAAAAGCGATAATTCCAGCTCCACGTGTTTGAAATAGGGCTGAACAAACCAGGCCATGGTAAGTGTGGAGGCGCCAATCGCCGCAGAATAGAGGATATTCCATTTTAAATGGGGGTTATCATGAAGCGAATATCTGACGATCAGTAGAATATCATTAAAATTCATTTTGGTGAGCTTTTCCTGACGGATGGGTTCAATCAATAAAATGGCAGCCGGAATGCCAATGAATGATACCGCCGTTTGGGCATAAAACGGTGTACGAAGACTGATTTCGGCCAAAAGCCCTCCCAGTATCCCGGCCATACCTTCGGCTACGTTTCCTATGGAAACCATTTTTCCTTCAAACCGCAGGTATTTGTTTTCCTGATTTCCGGCTTTTAATGTGTCGTATAGTATCGCCGAATCTGCCCCGGAAACCAGGCTCGTTCCTATTCCCATTGTGACTTCCGCCATAAGAAAACCCCAGAAATCATACGATAAGCTGTATATTCCAAATCCACAAAATCCCAGTGTGGTACCTATGATCAGTGTAGTTTTTCTGCCGAGCACATCTGCCAGGTAGCCGGAGGGAATTTCCAGAATAACTATCACAACGGAATATATGGACTGAAGAACAAAAATATCCTGCATCTCAAGCCCGTTCTCCTGATAAAAAAGCACCACAATGGGCATGAAAAGCATAAACCATTTGGCGATCTTTATCAGGTAAAGCTTGATGATATTTGATTTCAGGCTTTGCTCCATATTTTATTCAGATGCTGCGCAAATGTAATGGAAGTAATCAGAATTTAAATGAATTCTTTTTTCGGAAGTCAGAATTTTATATTTTTGCAGGGCTTTATGCAATGGCCCCGTAGCTCAGCTGGATAGAGCAACGGCCTTCTAAGCCGTAGGCCCTAGGTTCGAATCCTAGCGGGGTCACAAAGCCGGTTTGCCTTAAGCCGGCTTTTTAAAATATTGGTATGTTGCCTTTAGCCTGGATTATTCATAAACAAACGAAGTGAAGTTTATGAATGCGGGATGGATTGTGGGAAGGATCCAGGTTACCCCGCATTAGAAAAACCGGGTTTTTGCGAAATTTATTGAAGCAAAAAGCCAGGTTTTTCAATAGCGTCAGAATTATTTGTGAATAATTCGGGTTAGATCAAGACCTTCAATGCCTCAAAAATAATCTTGACGATTTTGCTGAAAACACCGTATATGTTTTGAATCCTCTAACCAATGTTTTGAGTGATTCTGAAATCAAAGGCAGATATATTATCCATTCTGTCGCTTTTTTATCTCACAAGCTGGAAATAATTTTCTATCTTAGCCCGAATAATTCAAGAATTATTCCTGTCTCCGACAGCGAAAAATTTTAAAACCAGTAATCCACTAAAACCAATTTTTATGAAAATCACAGGATGGCATTTGGCCGGCATTGTGTTTTTGCTTTTCTTCGTATTCCTTTCCTTTGATTCCCGGGAATTAAAGGCCCAAGAATTGGTATGGTCCGATGAGTTCAATTATACGGGCCTTCCCGACAGCTCAAAATGGGTTTATGAACAGGGAATGATACGGAACAATGAAGCACAGTATTATACCAAAAAGCGATTGAAAAATGCCAGGGTGGAAGACGGGCACC
This window contains:
- a CDS encoding ABC transporter permease, coding for MSAIYTIWYRNVLKYFRMKSRIIGSLGMPFFFLVIIGFGLNSAISVPGMEVNYVEFIAPGIVSMSILFSSIFSGVQLVIDKQIGFLKETLVAPVSRLHLMIGQTLGGATTAVLQGLLVFIISIAIGVNMPSFSGILISLVFMFLIGLSFTSVGIAFASRMEDTHGFQLIVNFVLFPVFFLSGALFPLDRIPGWLSFFTYLDPLTYGVEGMRYGMLGASQLNPWLCFGALGGFLVVVLLLGGFLFNKIKI
- a CDS encoding SHOCT domain-containing protein codes for the protein MNILIVLLQKSDRESDLVITLALIIALLIVWMLLRRLGKRGKRTFRSTSLRHLRRRYLNGEISDEEYERQKKELTEQ
- a CDS encoding HAD family hydrolase — its product is MIKGILFDLDGTLINTWDLYLEAYRLTARDYLKKEFSEEEIESMKLTTEMNFINRLIPEGKRREAYQRFLKNYKKAHGNHFKGVYRGIHHMLEKLWNADYRLGLVTGKSRKALEQTHSELDLDIFEVIITNNEVSQPKPDPEGIHKAIEQMILGHNELMYVGDSIMDFQAAKDAGIYFGAALWPKNPEEIRQIKEKIQPYPTTIFLKTPEDLLSHLQKAD
- a CDS encoding HAD-IA family hydrolase — protein: MISGILFNLDGTLINTLDLYKKVYQYVVQPYVRKPLTAEDIHGSKPAPEREFINRCVPEKEREQAFRRFLRHYSNFHDSHFGGMYEGVREMLNHLRKQNYLIGIVTGKSREAWKITSGKCALGAFDIIITDDDVDAYKPNLEGLQMALNGLKLENAETLYVGDHLNDFRMAREAGAIFAAALWSKTAEDRADFKRELEGKKDVWFLYHPQELTQKLEH
- a CDS encoding ATP-grasp domain-containing protein translates to MTDKKQIFVVGLDDFNLEKLKRLPEASDCDFLPAVKYEEMRGLEQFDMKKLIETAFQRIDQHGRIDAVVSYYDFPGTDLVPIIASRYNLTGPSLESVLKCEHKYWSRLEQNKVIPRSVPMFMAFDPFDNQAYQKIEMIPPFWIKPIKSFRSFLAYRINSEYEFNDHMQEVREHIDYISEPFNYIFKNYQLPEEFAYMKETCIAESPISGHQCTVEGYVFDGEVVVYGIIDSVREEDRSSFARYEYPSSLPQEIQFRMADLARRVITQIGLNNSPFNIEFFYNHTVNQIFLLEINPRISQAHTDIFEKVHGISHHSIMLNIALGSRPKALEYKGKHRIASNFMLRIYESGRVKKIPSQEEVDKLNEKYPELTLKLHVTEGMHLSDLKGQDSYSYELGNMFLGARNQEELIQKYDDCMANLTFDVELDEVPQVH
- a CDS encoding class I SAM-dependent methyltransferase, with translation MLKKLFETGESTNNYYQSINNTYVNVFNKYLMLHYPFFMEEDESLEKRQLNLTNHCLSKVGSIQDKTVLEVGCGNGTQCIYMYNNFLPGKTIGVDINQNNIELAKHLKNGHEKLEFHVDDAQKLDKIPDNSIDILFCIESAFHYPHKQSFFEQVERVLKPSGEFLIADILSKTHKKRIPLLEKWKRKMSFYHWTEHQYAISLQQTDLSVINRENITPQVIEGYKDSRNWIQRRQLNSYFKYLMLKLFVFIQVKINVILLNNRRKYIIFYGVKN
- a CDS encoding 3D domain-containing protein, coding for MPGVFVSCGPAYEEHQMEVTATAYNSHKNQTLGNPRVAAWGDTLEPGIKAIAVSRDLLDSGLTYGVWVNIEGLPGEYMVTDKMHRRWTRKIDVYMGNDIDKALEWGKKTVTISWKTNKERLPERGN
- a CDS encoding ATP-binding cassette domain-containing protein — its product is MELIKVEHLTKRFGDLTAVDDINFSIREGEIFGFLGPNGAGKTTTLSILSTLLSPTEGTAMVSGYNVVSQQADVRRSIGVVFQDPTLDEELTAWENMDIHRRLYGMKKSREKINEMLTLVELDNRKKQLVKTFSGGMKRRLEIARGLLHEPKILFLDEPTLGLDPQTRNHLWDYIRNMNQKKKVTIILTTHYMDEAEKLSDRVAIIDQGKIIALDTPNALKEQLGGSLIRIESEETTRVKEKLAGLNWLVNLSQHNGFVDVTLRNAEKRIAEIIKMLNDVHIESVSLQIPTLEDVFLNYTGKTIREQEASARDRMRQHMRASRR